A single genomic interval of Aegicerativicinus sediminis harbors:
- a CDS encoding DUF6268 family outer membrane beta-barrel protein yields the protein MIHFKLWRSLIPLLISFPIWCQTTDLFRVEYLYVPNNKSDNEIQRFRGLFQLPIKVGEGNYLVVGGEYHYIKLDFQDVPFSTEDLGSVQRFEGCLGYLFKTKSDWIFGVRGGLRIVSNFEAEIVNEDLIYLLSGYAIRDRKKSENYDGKRDRFILGILYTSTPGRNFPLPIINYYREFHPDWTYTLGIPKTNIRYKFNQNNHVQAFVGLENFFANIQANKTIDGKLAENISMTTVLGGLGYEYYFTEHLLYYGYAGYTILNDFRLRDDDRNTIYTIDDRNTMYFRTGIKFKF from the coding sequence ATGATCCATTTTAAATTATGGAGAAGTTTAATTCCGTTATTGATATCATTTCCTATTTGGTGCCAAACCACTGATCTTTTTAGGGTAGAATATCTTTATGTACCGAATAACAAATCCGATAACGAGATACAGCGTTTTAGAGGTTTGTTTCAGCTTCCAATTAAGGTGGGTGAAGGAAACTATTTGGTGGTCGGAGGAGAATACCATTATATTAAGTTAGATTTTCAGGACGTACCTTTTTCAACGGAGGACTTAGGCTCTGTACAGCGGTTCGAAGGCTGCTTGGGATATCTTTTTAAAACAAAAAGTGATTGGATATTTGGTGTTCGGGGTGGGTTGAGGATTGTTTCCAATTTTGAGGCAGAGATAGTCAATGAAGATTTAATTTACTTGCTTTCTGGTTATGCCATAAGGGATCGAAAAAAGAGTGAAAATTATGATGGCAAGAGAGATCGTTTTATCCTCGGCATTTTGTATACTTCCACTCCAGGAAGAAATTTTCCCTTGCCAATAATCAATTATTATCGGGAATTTCACCCTGATTGGACTTACACTTTAGGAATACCAAAAACCAATATCCGTTATAAATTCAATCAAAATAACCATGTACAAGCCTTTGTAGGTCTAGAAAACTTCTTTGCGAATATCCAGGCTAACAAAACGATAGATGGCAAACTGGCAGAGAATATTTCCATGACTACAGTTTTGGGAGGATTAGGTTATGAATATTATTTTACGGAACACTTATTGTATTACGGTTATGCGGGTTATACAATTCTTAATGATTTTAGGTTAAGAGATGACGATAGAAATACTATCTATACCATTGATGACCGCAATACAATGTATTTTAGAACAGGAATAAAATTTAAATTTTAG
- a CDS encoding sigma-54-dependent transcriptional regulator, producing MPKILLIEDEAAIRRVLVKILTEENEAYEVEEAEDGLVGMEKIKQTDFDLVLCDIKMPKMDGVEVLEAVKKLKPEIPIVMISGHGDLDTAVNTMRLGAYDYISKPPDLNRLLNTVRNALDRKELVVENKMLKKKVSKNYQMVGESDAIQHIKDIIEKVAGTDARVLITGSNGTGKELVAHWLHEKSDRSNGPLIEVNCAAIPSELIESELFGHVKGAFTSAVKDRAGKFEAANGGTIFLDEIGDMSLSAQAKVLRALQENKVQRVGSDKDIKVDVRVVAATNKDLKKEIEDGKFREDLYHRLAVILIPVPPLNDRREDIPILIDHFTDKIASEQGTAKKKFSDSAVRLLQEYDWTGNIRELRNVVERLIILGGAEVSETDVKLFASK from the coding sequence ATGCCAAAAATATTACTAATAGAAGACGAAGCGGCAATCCGAAGAGTATTGGTTAAAATTCTCACTGAAGAGAATGAGGCCTATGAAGTTGAAGAAGCTGAGGACGGTTTGGTAGGAATGGAAAAAATTAAGCAAACAGATTTTGACTTAGTCCTATGCGATATTAAAATGCCAAAAATGGATGGTGTTGAAGTTTTAGAAGCTGTAAAAAAATTAAAACCAGAAATACCAATTGTAATGATATCTGGTCATGGCGATTTAGACACAGCGGTAAATACCATGCGTTTGGGAGCTTACGATTATATTTCAAAACCGCCAGATTTAAATAGACTATTGAATACCGTAAGAAACGCATTGGACCGAAAGGAGTTGGTAGTCGAAAATAAAATGTTGAAGAAAAAGGTAAGTAAGAATTACCAAATGGTAGGTGAAAGCGATGCCATTCAACACATAAAAGATATTATTGAAAAAGTTGCAGGAACAGATGCAAGGGTTTTAATAACAGGTTCAAACGGAACTGGTAAAGAATTGGTGGCGCATTGGCTACATGAAAAAAGTGATCGTTCCAATGGACCTCTTATCGAAGTAAATTGTGCAGCAATCCCTTCAGAATTAATTGAAAGCGAACTTTTTGGACATGTTAAGGGTGCTTTTACAAGTGCTGTAAAAGATCGAGCTGGGAAATTTGAAGCAGCTAATGGAGGGACAATTTTCTTGGATGAAATAGGTGACATGAGTCTTTCAGCCCAAGCCAAAGTATTACGTGCCCTTCAAGAAAATAAAGTTCAAAGAGTTGGTAGTGATAAAGATATAAAGGTGGATGTCAGGGTGGTGGCTGCTACAAATAAGGATTTAAAGAAGGAAATTGAAGATGGAAAATTCCGTGAAGATTTATATCACAGATTAGCTGTTATTTTAATTCCTGTTCCACCATTGAATGACCGACGTGAAGATATTCCAATTTTAATTGATCATTTTACGGATAAAATAGCTTCAGAACAGGGCACCGCGAAAAAGAAATTTTCAGACAGTGCAGTTAGGTTGCTTCAAGAATATGATTGGACAGGTAACATCCGTGAATTGCGAAATGTAGTAGAGCGATTGATTATTCTTGGTGGAGCAGAAGTCTCGGAAACAGATGTAAAGTTATTCGCTTCAAAATAA